The Polaribacter sp. MED152 region AATTGGCAAAGAATTAGTTGTAGACAACCACTTAAACTCAAATAATGGTATGACTATAACAAATTCATCCTTTATAAATAAGGAAGGATATATTACAGTTAAATCTAGTAAGTGGTATTTTACAACAATTCAAATTCTTCAAGAATATTTAAGGATACTTTTTACTTTAATAATTTTGTATCAATTAAAAACGCTTTTCAAACTCTTAAAGCAAAAGATTAATTTTAGTTTAATACTTGCTCAAAAAGTAAAAGTTATTGGTTTGCTAATAATTGTATATCAACTTATACAGCTTACATTTAGTATATTTTATATGACAAATTACAGTTATGCAGGCTTTAAAGATATAACCATGACAGACATTGTTAGAATAAACATTACACCTAGATTAGAATTTGAATATGACTATATTATAATAGGTTTAAGTTTGTTAGTATTGCATAAACTGTTATCAAAGGGAGATGTTATTCAACAAGAAAACGATTTAACAATTTAAGATGGCAATTGTAGTAAATTTAGATGTAATGCTTGCCAAACGCAAAATGCGGAGTAAAGAATTGGCAGAAATAATAGGTATAACAACTGCTAACTTATCCATTCTAAAATCTGGTAAGGCAAAAGCAATTCGTTTTTCTACTTTAGAAGCCATTTGCAAGGCTTTAGATTGTCAGCCAGCAGATATTTTAGAATATCAACAAGATTAAACTAAAAAACTCCGAATTTTCATTCGGAGTTTTTTAATTATATAATTTAGATATTACTATCTATTTTTAGGTTCATCCATATTCATAAACATAAAATCTACATCCATGTTTTCTTCACCTAACAAATATTTACTAAAATGATCTGCTCTTAACCAAAAAGAATATTCTGTCATTCTACCAAAACCATGTCTTTGACCTGGCATAATCATAAATTTAAAACGTTTCTTAGCTTTAATTAATTCATTTGCCATTCTTATAGTTCCTGCAGGATGCACATTGTTATCCATATCTCCATGAATTAACATTAAATGTCCTTTTAAGTTTTTAGCTAAAGATTGATTGTCATCGATTTTGTATTTATGAGAAATTTTACCCTTCTCATCGATTTCTTCTTTAACTCCATGATGCGTTTCACTCCACCAAGAATTGTAAACATTATTATCATGATTTCCTGCAGATGAAACAGCCGCTTTAAAGAAATCTGGATATACCAACATTGCTGCTGTAGACATAAAACCACCTCCTGAATGGCCATAAATTCCTACTTTTTCAATATCAATAAACTTATGTTTATTTGCCAATTGCTGTGCAACGTATTTTTTATCTGCCAAACCATAATCACGTAAATTACCATAACCATAATTATGATACCATTTAGACCTGTCTGGATGACCACCTCTGTTTCCTAAAGTTATAACCACAAAACCAACTTGAGCCATTCTGTCTAACCTATCCATTCTATAAGAAAAAGATTTGTTTACAGCCTCTGTTTGTGGCCCTGGATAAACATATTCTAATAACGGATATACCTTTGTGGTATCCATATCAAAAGGTTTATACATTACACCATAAATATCAGTAATTCCATCATCAGCTTTTACTTTAAAAGGTTCAGGAAATTTATATCCTGATGCAAACAATTGAGATAAATCTGCAGTTTCTAAATCCATTACTTTACGTCCATTAGCATCTCTCACTTCTGATTTTGGCACTGTATTTACCCTAGAGTAATTACTAACAAAGTATTGATTAGAGTCTGACATACTTGTACGTTTTGTAAAATTACCAGGATCTAAAGTTCGCATTCCAGAACCATTTAGATTGATTTTGTAAGTGTGTAAGTAATAAGGATCTTGTTCTTTATTTACACCATTCGCTGTAAAATATAAGGTTCTACTTTTTTCATCTAAACCTTCAAAACTATCTACATGATAATCACCTTCTGTAACTTGGTTTTTTAAATTACCATCTGCATCATATAAATAGAAATGTGCCCAACCATCTCTTTCTGCCCAATGCAACATTTCTGTTTCATTGTTAAACAGTACCAATGGTCTAGACTCTATATATGTATTAAAACGTTCTTCAATTAAAGTTTTATACTCACCTGTTTCTAAATCTGCAACATTAATATCATACTTTTTACGATCTCTAGAAATTACACTAAAGTATAATTTACCTTTTTTAGATAATAGTAAAGATGGTGTAAACTCATCATCTCTTTGAGACTGCTTCCTTGGTGCTCTAAACACATTTATACTTTGCTGACGAACTGTATCTAAAGGAACTGTAACATGCGTTTTTGTTGGAATATCAAAAATCATTAGTTCTGATTTGTAATACTCTTGTTCTCCTGGCATGTGGTATTTATATGTTTCTAAAGTTGGTCTTTTCTTACCTGTAGAATTAATTACCCATAAATCTTTAATATGTCTAGAATCCGATTTTTCGAATACAAACTTTTTAGAATCATGAGACCATGTACCCCAAACTCCTTTTCTTTTGTCTTTATTTTTTTCTACATCTTCATTATCTTGTCCTCTACCACCCCAAGTATAGCCATAGTTTTCTTCACCATCTGTGGTCCATTGGTTTTCTACAACAGTAGTATCTTTTTCATCTTTGATAAACTTTTTAAAGTTTACTTTGTCCATCCAATAGATGTTATGATTTTTACCATACAAAACAATAGAACTATCTGGAGCAATATTTGCCCAACGTTGCCAAGGCTTTTTTTCTGGCTTTTTGGTATCTAAAATGGTTAAACGATTGCTACCTAATCTATACTCTAGGTGATACGTTTTCTTCTCCATTTTTGGCTTTTTCTTTTTAGCCTTCTTGGTAGAAGTAGAATCTTTTTTCTGTTCTTTTTTATCCTCATCTACAACCTCTACTTCTTCTGTAGAAGTTACTCTAAAACGAATAGCATTTTCTGCCTCATTAAATTTGATATTGAATCTTGGCAGATGCTTAGCATCATAGGGATCTTTAGTAATTTCAGTCAACCACTTTGCCATTTTTACATTGTCAAATAGTGGTTTTTTTGTTTTTTTATCTACATCTACTATGTAATGATTAGAACCTTCTGATGTTTTATAGGCATACCAAAAACGGTTTCCTTTTTTTAACCAATGAGGGCTCACTGAAGTAGAATGTACCATTTTAGCCAGATTCTTAGGCGAATATTTGGCTGCCTGTCTATAATTAGGTTTTGGAGTTTCTTGCGCAAACACAATAGAAATTGCAAAAAGAAACACAAAAAATAGAGTATTTTTTTTCATTTGAAATGTAAGATTAGTTTGAATTATCTATAAAGTTGACCAAAACAATTAACACTGCAAATTTTTTAAGAAATGTTTGTTAAAATTTTAACAGTTTACTGTTAGTTCAGGTTTCTTTTCTCAATAAAAAATCTTTTTAACAGCAAAGAACAATCATTTTCTAAAACCCCTGATGTTACTTTTGTTTTTGGATGCAATTGTGTACCAAGATTCACAAAACCTCTTTTTGGTTCTGAAGCACCATACACAATTCTTTGAATTTGAGACCAATAACTTGCACCTGCACACATTTGGCAAGGCTCTAGAGTTACATATAAAATGCAATCTTTTAAATATTTACCACCCAAAAAATTAGCTGCTGCTGTAAAAGCCTGCATTTCTGCATGTGCAGTTACATCATTTAAGGTTTCTGTTAAATTATGCGCTCTTGCAATTATTTGATTGTTTAACACAATTACAGCACCAACAGGAATTTCACCTTTATCAAAAGCAATTTCTGCTTCTTGATAGGCTTTTTTCATGAAATAAGTATCATCAAAAGGTTCAATCATGTTTTTGAATCTAAAAAACCAATATTACAAAATTTGATATTGTATTTTTGTAATCTAATGAAAAACTTATTAGCCAACATATCAAATCCTTCAGATTTAAGAAAACTGAATGCAGATCAATTGCCTGAATTGGCAAAAGATTTAAGAGCTTTTATTATAGATATTGTGGCTACAAAAGAAGGTCATTTAGGAGCAAGCTTAGGTGTTGTGGAATTAACTATTGCACTTCATTATTTATTTGACACTCCTAATGATTTATTAGTTTGGGATGTAGGTCATCAAGCTTATGGCCATAAAATTTTAACCGATAGAAAAGCAGTTTTTCATACCAATAGACAATTTAAAGGCATTGCAGGATTTCCTTCTAGACAAGAAAGCAACTTTGATACTTTTGGTGTTGGCCACTCCTCTACATCTATTTCTGCAGCTTTAGGCATGGCTATAGCATCAAATTTAAAAGGTGAAACAAATAAACATCATATTGCTGTTATTGGAGATGCTTCTATTGCAAGTGGAATGGCTTTTGAAGCCTTAAATCATGCAGGAGTTTCTAAAGCAAACATCCTCATTATTTTAAATGATAATGCAATAGGTATAGACCCTTCAGTAGGTGCTTTAAAAGAATATTTAACACGAGTTAAGACTGATAAAAAATTAGCAGCCCAGAACAACATTATCAAAGCCTTAAATTTTGATTATTCAGGTCCTGTAGATGGCCATGATATACCTAAATTACTCGCGGAATTAGATCGATTAAAACAGGTTAAGGGCCCTAAATTTTTGCACGTTATTACTACCAAAGGTAAAGGTTTACAAAAGGCAGAGGAAGATCAAATTACCTATCATGCACCAGGAAAATTTGATAAAATTTCTGGTGAGCGATTGCCTAAAGAGGCTAATTCATTCACCAAGTATCAAGACGTATTTGGTAAAACTGTTTTAGAATTGGCTAAAAAGAACTCTAAAATTGTAGCAATTACGCCAGCAATGTTAACTGGTAGTTCGCTTAAGTTAATGATGCAAGAATTACCAAATAGAACTTTTGATGTTGGTATTGCAGAACAACATGCAGTTACGCTTGCAGCAGGAATGGCTACTCAGGGTTTAGTGCCCTTTTGTAATATCTATTCTACATTTTTACAGCGAGCTTATGATCAGGTCATACATGATGTTGCCCTGCAAAATTTACCTGTAATTTTTTGCTTGGATAGAGCTGGTTTGGTTGGTGAAGATGGTGCCACGCATCATGGTGTTTTTGATATTGCTTACTTAAGGTGTATTCCTAATTTAATTGTTTTTGCTCCTAGAAATGAAATTGAATTGCGAAATATTTTATACACAGCTCAGCTTGGTTTAGAAAATCCGATTGCAATTAGATATCCTAGAGGATATGGAAAAATTAAAAATTGGGAAGTAGCGTATTCTAAAATTGAAATAGGCAAAGGGTTTTGCCTAAAAGAAGGATCTGAAATAGCAGTACTTTCTGTTGGTACTATTAGTGAAAATATTATAGAAGCCATTGCAAACTCAAATAATAAAGAGACCATTGCTCATTATGATATGCGTTTCGTAAAACCATTAGATGAAAAGTTATTAGAAACCATATTCCACAAATTTTCTAAAATTATTACCATAGAAGATGGCACAGTAAAAGGTGGCTTTGGTTCAGCTATTGTAGAATTTGCTGCCAAAAATAGTTTTAAAAACGATATTAAAATAATTGGAGTTCCTGATAATTTTATAACGCATGGAAGCATTTTAGAGTTACAAAAAGAAATAGGTTTAGATGTTAAATCTTTAACTAAATTATTTTCTAAAACATAAAAAAAAGGCACTTTAAAAGTGCCTTTTTTTTGTGGTAATCAACAGTTATTTATTGAATAATTATTTTCTTAGAAGTCCTTACTCCTTTATCATCAATTAAATTCAGAATGTACATCCCTGCATTTAAATTAATGCTCATCTGCTTTTCTTTCTGTGAGCTAAAATCTACAGAAGAATTATAAGCTTCTCTTCCAGAAACATCATATATTTTAATTTTTGTTTTTGCAAAACTTTCACCTGCGTAAATAGTAAAATTACCATTTGAAACTGTTGGATATACTGCAAACAACTCTTTATTATCAATAACATCTTGTACAGAAGCTGTTGCTGCATTTATAGATTTTATGGCCCAACCATATGAATTTACACCTGCATCTGTAACCAATCTAAATCTGAAAACTACAGTTTGCCCAGCAACTAAACCTTTATCAATTAAATTGATGGTTTGCGTTTTAAAAAGATTGTCTGTATAAACTGCAAAAGGATCATTATAGGTACTTAACCAATCAGAGTATCTTCTAGCATCATACTTATCTAAAGTTACCCAGTTTTGTAAATCTGTAGAAGCTTCTATAGTTACATAATCGTAGAAAGAAGTTAAATCAGCCAAATTATCTGTATACGGTTCTACAATTGCAACATCTGTATAGGTTAAGGTATTACTACCTTGAGAAATAACTAGAGGCTGCTTTAAAATGGTAGTATACGTTTTATTGGCAACATAAGGATGTTCTGCTGAATTTAAAACATCTTCTGTAAAATAAAGTGCATTATCAATTTTAAAGCCACCATCTAAAGTATACACGTCAGATTCTTCGAACTGTGCAATATTTACATTGGAAGCTGGCGCATTAAAGTTAATAATATTCACAAACTCTTCAGCAATACCAGTTTCTAAACCAACATTATCATCAAAAAGTTGCACTCCAATTTTATGAGTTCCTTCAGATAATGCTGCTGTTTCAAAAGTATAAGTTACACCTGTAGTATAATCTTGAATTACTTGATCTACTTCTACATCATCTACAAAAAACTTAGCTCTTGTTACATCTTCTACAGTTGCATTGTATTCTACAATTGTACTTGAATCATCAATACCTTTTTGTCTTAAAGCAACATCTGGCGCTACTAAATATGCAGGCAAAGTATAACTTGCTAATTCTGTTACTGTAGCAGACCAAACTCCTCTACCATAAGTTGAAATCACAACTTGATCGTTTACGATTCTTAGATCGTAAGTAGCCACAGGTATAAAGCCATCAACCATATTCCAAGTTGTACCACCATCTAACGTTTCTACAATACCAATATCTGTACCTGCCCAAATTACATTTTCATCAAAAGGCATCTCTAAAACACAGTGAACTGCTACATCTGGAAAACCTCTTAACTCTCTATTTGCAAAGCCAGAAATATCTGTCCAAGTCTGACCTAAATCTTCTGTTTTTAAAATTTTTGCTGCACCTTGAGAAGCGAATGAAACGTAAGCTCTGTTTGCTTCTGTGTAAGAAGGAGCAATTCCTGTAATGAATAAGTTTTGATCTCCATTTGGATTGTCATATACGCCTGTTGCACTAAATGTTTGACCATTGTCTTGTGATACATGCATTACATAAGAACCACTTTCTGTCATTGCTGCACCTGCCCAAACTATATTTGGGTTTGCAGTAGATGATTCTACATTTAAAGCACTAGAAGCACTTGGTGCAAAATTATTAGAAATACTACTTAATCTCCAAAAACCACCAAAATCTGTAGATCTCCAAACTCCGTTTGTTGAAATTGCAAATACTACATTTGGATTGTTATCTACATTAGATAATTTCGAGTAAAAAGGAGATAAACTTCCATTTCCTGAATCATCAAAACTAGTTAATGCTCCATTATAATCTATATATCTACCAATATTACCATAGTTTTGAGAAGCTACTATAAAATTACCTGGTTTGTTGTAATGCCAAACAGCTTCAAAACCATCTCCCCCTAATATTTTTTGATACGATTTTGTAATGCTTGAATTGTCTCCAGAAGAAATCCAAGAACCATTATCTTGAGCACCTGCTATATAATTGTCTTCTCCATTTTGTTTTGTAGCTGCATAAAATTGAGTACTATTTTTACCTGCTACAGTTGCAGACCAAGAACCATCTATAGCCCCTGGATTTACACTAAAATCTGTGCTATAAACTCCACCATCATTTGCCAACAAAATTCGAAATTCTTGATTGTTTCCAAGAATATAACTCATTCCATGCTGATCTACGTGAACTTCATCATTTATTTGAGTGCTGTCATAACCAGATGCTATCGATTGAAAACTAAAAGTAGTACCAGTTACAGTTACTTTAAAGACAGCTACACCACCAACATAGAACGTATTTACATCATAAGGATGTGCCATGATAATATTATCATACCAACCTTGACCTGTAACTAAATTTGCATTAGGACTTGTGGTTGTTAACTTTGTATATGACTCCCCTTTATCTGAAGAAACATAAAAATCTGTATTGGTATAAGTACCACCACTTGCAGAATAAACACTTAAATAAATGTAATTGCTATCTGCAGCAGATACTGCCAATTCAAAACGACCATGACTTGGGTTAAAATTGGCTCTATCAAAAGAAGTAGACCAAGTTAAACCACCATCTGTGCTTTTTACGATTCCGAAATTACCCACTGAACCATACTGAATATTAAAATCTGTAGGATCTGCATCTAAATCTTCTACAGTATCAGAAGAAACATAGGTTTGAGACCAAGTAGCACCACCATCTGTAGTTCTATAAATTCCGCTAGTTGTACCTACAAGTACATTGTTTTTATCAGTTGGATTAAGTATAATTCTTCCTACATCTCCAAAATTAGCGGTATTTGGCAAATTAGTCCAAGTAGCACCACCATCTGTAGTTTTATAAACACCTGAGCCACCAATAGCACCCAAATTACCATAAGGTTCTCCTGTACCTACATATAGCGTGTTTTTGTCTTGAGGACTAATAACGATTGTTGATGTTGCCAAGTTAGGAATTGTACTATCTGTTATATTCGTAAACGTAGTTCCTGCATCTTCTGTAAGCCAAACTCCACCACCTACTGTACCAAAAAACCATCTGTTTGCATCTGTAGGATCTACTGCTATACCTCTAGTTCTTCCTGGTACGTTTGCAGGCCCTCTTTCCGTAAAAACGGCTGTAATTTCTTTGGCACTTTTGCTAGGTATTCTTCGTTTTCTAGCCTTTTTAAATTCTTCTATTAAATAGCCATTTTTATAAGTAGATTTTTCAGCATCAATAGGTTTTCTAATTTCCTTTTGATAATCTGCCATGTGTTCAATACCCTTTTTAAGTCTTGTATTTGGACTTTTCTTCGTCTTCTTTTCATTAATAACTTTAATTTTAGTTTCAGAAGAAGTTTTAGTTTCTTGCTTGTTTTCTATATTACAAGAAATAGAGATTACACTTAAAAGTGCTATTAAAAGGTAGTTAACTTTTTTCATTTATTTTATTTCTATTATTATACTATTCTCTTTATTCTTTGAATCATTTTCTAACAAAACACCATCATTATCCTGTTTAATCATTCCTATATGTGGGTATCCTATTAACTGTGTATTTGAATGCCAAATCAATTTTGTGCCCTCGAACTTGCCTGTTTTTATTACTTTTTTATCATCTGCATTTAAAACTTTATAATCGATAATTTTTCTTGCAGTTAAATCGTTTTTATAACTTGTAATTAAAATATAGGTTTTGTTATTGTTGTAATTCTGCTCTACAATCATGTCTTTGCTAGTAGTTTCTATAATTTGCTCTGAATCAGTAGATAATTTATTGCATTTGCATGAAGTAAGAAAGCAAAATAATAGTAGCAATTTTAAGGGTAAACTTACTCTTTTTAGCATTTTTTATTGAGTATTTGATATTTCTAGTAAAAATAAAGCTAAAAACTTAAAACTAAATCAAGATAATTGTTAATTTTTTAGCTTTTCCTAATTTTTAGCTTAACCAAAAAGTCAAATTATGGTAAACAAAAAAAGGAGGCTATTAAGCCTCCTTTTTTTGTTTTAAAATCAACTATTATCTAGGTATATCATCCATAGAAATTTTTCTATCAATAGTATATTTAGCATATTTAATTTTATTGTTTTTCTTGTAAGATAAAACAACTTCATTCGGTTGTAATTCAAAAGGAAAATCTTCGTTTGCTTTTAACGTAAGTTCTTTATTGATACTACCTGAAATACTAAACTTTTCTGTATTCTTTTTAGAAGGTACAATTTGGTTTTTAAAATAGATAGCCATCAACTCATAAGTATTTGTATCAAACTTATTAAAGTTTAGATTTACTTGAATGTAGGCATCCTCATCTGCAATTGCAGGTGGAATTTCTTTATAAATCCCTTCTTTTAATTGCAAATCGTAGTCTTTTACCAAAGTATAGTCTTGCGATTTACAACCAAACATTAAAACCACTAAAAAGAATGAAAATAGAATTCTCATAGGTTTAGTTTTTTACAAATTTTCTAGAAATTGCTCTATTATTTTCATTCAACTTTACAATGTAAACGCCTTTGGTTAAACTAGATACATCTATAGATTTTTCATCTAAAAGACCTTTTAAAACCTCTTTACCTCTAATATCATAAACAGCGAACTTTGTATCGTTAGACAATTCAATATCATTAGAACCAAACTGTAATTTAAATTGAGTTGGATTTGGATACATTGCCAATGTTACATCGTCAATCGTATTTGAACTTACTGATAAAGGACTATTTAAATCGGCTTGATAAATTCCATTTCCATGTGTACCCATTAATAAAATGTTGTCTGATGGTCTATAGACTAAACCACTTACAACTGGAATACCCATTGTATTTGCACCTTGTAACTCCCAATCTTCAGTTGTAGGATCATCTGAGCTATATAAACCTCTAGCAGTACCTACAAAGTAAGTAGTTACTCCATTTACTGAAGCTATTGCTCCAGCTCTAACTGAAAATGCCTCTAAGTTACGTTCAACCTCTGTCCAAGTTGGAGTTGCAGCAGTTGCATTGTTGGTAATGAAAATGTTTCTAATATCATCTCCATAACTTGCGTAAGTAACCATCACAATATCTGGGTTTGTTGGATGCACAGCAATATCTGAAGTATATTGCCCATTATTGGTTTCAACAGGATCAATTACCACTTCATCAGGAGTAATTTTTACCAAAGTTGATAAATCAGTAGCATTGATTGGATCTTGTAAACGAAATATATTACCACCTCTACCACCAATAAATAGGTAACTATTTGCTGGATCATAAGTTCCTCTGGTTGTTTCAAAAGTTGTAATTCTTTCTGAGAACTGAGTACTACCCACTAAGGTCCATTCTGTACTAGTTACATTTGGAGCATCGTTTGTTCTTACCAAACTTCCATTACTTGCATAATAGATGGTTGATGGATTATCTGGATCCATATGAAAGTAAGTCACAAACTGACTAGGATATGCCTCTCCACCAGTTGTTGGAGTTATCGTTGCTGTAATATTAGTTCCTGTTCCTCTGTACATAGAACCATTTTGAGTTGTTACATACGTAGTATAGCCTTCTGCCAATAAACCTGTTTGCGGAGTTACTGCAACTGCAGCACCATCACCACCAAACAAATCAATCATGGTAGCAGCATCTGCACTACCCGCTTCTATACCACCAATTGTAGTACCATTGTCTTGTGCTCCACCAATTATAAAATCGTTTCCAGCCTCATTAACCATATTAACATGGTAATATTGATAGGTTAAATAGTTATTATTTAAATTCTCCCACTGAACAAAATTAGAATTGATATTATTTGTTTTGTGCACACCACCATCTGTACCTGTAAAGAATACATTACTATCTGTTATGCTCCATGTTAATGCATGAATATCTGGATGATGATCTACACCTCCTTCATTATATGTTGCATATGTTGCTGCTCCTCTATAACCACCAATTCTTTTAAAAGTGTCATCTGTAGTGATGTCTGCAATTTTATACACGTTTGTACCACCAATAGTTACAAAGTTTTCATCATCTGGCTTAACAGAAATTACTAAATCATAAGCACCTTGAATTGAGAATGGATCATTACCATCACTATCTCCACTAGGATCATCTGGTAATTTACTGCTATAATCTGTCCATGTAGTTGTAGCAGCATTGTATTGCCATAAATCTGCTTCAGGAACTCTGTTTCCTTCTCTATTACTTTCACCATTGTTATACAAAATGTATAAAATATCTTCATTAGATGGCGCTAAAGCCATTGTAATTCTATTTGAAGGTGTAAAGTCTGCTGAAGTAGGATTTATTTGTAGCCAATTTCCATTTCCTGTAGCTGATGTGTAAACACCTCTACTAATAGAACCACCTCCATCTAAAGATGCATAAACTCTACCTGTACTAGCAATAACTATATCTGTCCAACCTGTATCATTATCTGTTAATTCTAATTCTACAACTGGGCCACCTTCTGCCATTCTGTAAATTTTACCTGCTGTACCAACAAATAATTCACCTGTTGTAGGGTGTACCTCTAAATCAATTACAAAATCAAAGAAGTTATCAAAAACTTGAAAAGTACCATTAGCTGTTGCTGGTAATTGTTGCCAAGTTACACCACTGTCTGTAGATTTCCAGATTCCATTTCCTAAATAGCTTTCTTGTATTCCTGCACTGTTTCCTCTTAACTCACCTGTTCCATAGTACCAAATATTTTGGAAACCATCTCTAGGATCTTGAGCAATTGCTGTAACATTATGTATGTCGTTTAAACCAGAAACTTTGGTCCAAGTTGCACCACCATTTGTTGTTCTGAAAACACCACTACTCACACCACCAGCTATCATTGTGTTACCTGTAGCATCAGACAAATCTATTTTCAAGGCTCTTGTTCTACCTCCTAAATTAGAAGGCCCTCTACTTACAAAATCATAAGCTGCAGATTTTTTAGCTACATTTTTTTGTCTTTCAATAAAAGCAGTTTCTAATTCTTTATTCTTTTCCGCTTCTGGAATTAACCCTGTTTTCGGGTTCTTTTGCATGTCAAATTCATGCAACCATCTAGCCTCTGTATCCTCTGCTTTTTCGGCTAAGGTTTTCTTTTTCTTTTTAGGCAATTTTGCATCATCATTGTTACTAACGTTACAAGACAAAACCAAACTCATTGTAAAAACAACAAGCATTACATTGTAGATTTTTTTCATTTGTTTATTTTAAAATATATTTCCAAAAATTTTTCTTCTTAGTCTAATTGCATAGCTATCAGACATCCTCGAAACGTAAGTACAAACAGCCATAATTCTATCATACTGACTATCAGATTCACTAACGAATTCTTGAGGCATTAAATTTACTAATAAGTTGTCATAATTACTATTATTGTTATTATAATTATTATTAATGGCAGTTATAAAAACATCTAATAAATCGCCAATAATTCGATAACCTGCCACTTCTTTCTCTAGCACCTCTTTACTCTTGTAAATTTTATCGATACTTATTTTTATAATGTCGTTAATTTGTGCCTCATACTTACACTTGTCTAGTAAAGAATTTTTAAAATCACCATTTAAAATGGCTATTTCATTATCTAAAAAGATAGTTACAGCCTCATCAATTAAAGCATTAATTGCTATTGCTCTTAAATAAGCTGTTCTATCTTTGGTATGTTGTAAAGCATAATATTTGTCTCTATTGATGCCATAAATTAATTTAGACATGTATTCTAAGGCATAATCTTCTTCGATTAAACCTAAGTTTATACCATCTTCAAAATCAATAATCGTGTAACAAATATCATCTGCAGCTTCTACCAAATACGCTAAAGGATGTCTGTAAAATGAATTGGCTTCTAAATTTTTAGGCTTCATACCCAATTCTGCAACAACATCTATAAAAGCTTCTTTATCCGATTGAAAAAAACCGTACTTTTTATCGACAATATGAGAGGTTGGTTTTTTAGGTAAACTCTCTTTAGGATACTTTAAAAAGGCACCCAAAGTTGCATAGCAAAGACGCAGACCTCCAGAGATACCTTCTCTAGATTCGGTTAAAATCTTGAATCCGTTTGCATTACCTTCAAAATC contains the following coding sequences:
- a CDS encoding DPP IV N-terminal domain-containing protein, with translation MKKNTLFFVFLFAISIVFAQETPKPNYRQAAKYSPKNLAKMVHSTSVSPHWLKKGNRFWYAYKTSEGSNHYIVDVDKKTKKPLFDNVKMAKWLTEITKDPYDAKHLPRFNIKFNEAENAIRFRVTSTEEVEVVDEDKKEQKKDSTSTKKAKKKKPKMEKKTYHLEYRLGSNRLTILDTKKPEKKPWQRWANIAPDSSIVLYGKNHNIYWMDKVNFKKFIKDEKDTTVVENQWTTDGEENYGYTWGGRGQDNEDVEKNKDKRKGVWGTWSHDSKKFVFEKSDSRHIKDLWVINSTGKKRPTLETYKYHMPGEQEYYKSELMIFDIPTKTHVTVPLDTVRQQSINVFRAPRKQSQRDDEFTPSLLLSKKGKLYFSVISRDRKKYDINVADLETGEYKTLIEERFNTYIESRPLVLFNNETEMLHWAERDGWAHFYLYDADGNLKNQVTEGDYHVDSFEGLDEKSRTLYFTANGVNKEQDPYYLHTYKINLNGSGMRTLDPGNFTKRTSMSDSNQYFVSNYSRVNTVPKSEVRDANGRKVMDLETADLSQLFASGYKFPEPFKVKADDGITDIYGVMYKPFDMDTTKVYPLLEYVYPGPQTEAVNKSFSYRMDRLDRMAQVGFVVITLGNRGGHPDRSKWYHNYGYGNLRDYGLADKKYVAQQLANKHKFIDIEKVGIYGHSGGGFMSTAAMLVYPDFFKAAVSSAGNHDNNVYNSWWSETHHGVKEEIDEKGKISHKYKIDDNQSLAKNLKGHLMLIHGDMDNNVHPAGTIRMANELIKAKKRFKFMIMPGQRHGFGRMTEYSFWLRADHFSKYLLGEENMDVDFMFMNMDEPKNR
- a CDS encoding helix-turn-helix transcriptional regulator codes for the protein MAIVVNLDVMLAKRKMRSKELAEIIGITTANLSILKSGKAKAIRFSTLEAICKALDCQPADILEYQQD
- a CDS encoding DUF2975 domain-containing protein, translated to MQLFVKDSTIKTSETSLFTLGTSFKKGYNIPVEYYITFPSKKVYKTKNSSFTKYDDETKNFYDDDFLRRAGTSKKELDSIFKFSPEVKKIGKELVVDNHLNSNNGMTITNSSFINKEGYITVKSSKWYFTTIQILQEYLRILFTLIILYQLKTLFKLLKQKINFSLILAQKVKVIGLLIIVYQLIQLTFSIFYMTNYSYAGFKDITMTDIVRINITPRLEFEYDYIIIGLSLLVLHKLLSKGDVIQQENDLTI
- the dxs gene encoding 1-deoxy-D-xylulose-5-phosphate synthase, whose product is MKNLLANISNPSDLRKLNADQLPELAKDLRAFIIDIVATKEGHLGASLGVVELTIALHYLFDTPNDLLVWDVGHQAYGHKILTDRKAVFHTNRQFKGIAGFPSRQESNFDTFGVGHSSTSISAALGMAIASNLKGETNKHHIAVIGDASIASGMAFEALNHAGVSKANILIILNDNAIGIDPSVGALKEYLTRVKTDKKLAAQNNIIKALNFDYSGPVDGHDIPKLLAELDRLKQVKGPKFLHVITTKGKGLQKAEEDQITYHAPGKFDKISGERLPKEANSFTKYQDVFGKTVLELAKKNSKIVAITPAMLTGSSLKLMMQELPNRTFDVGIAEQHAVTLAAGMATQGLVPFCNIYSTFLQRAYDQVIHDVALQNLPVIFCLDRAGLVGEDGATHHGVFDIAYLRCIPNLIVFAPRNEIELRNILYTAQLGLENPIAIRYPRGYGKIKNWEVAYSKIEIGKGFCLKEGSEIAVLSVGTISENIIEAIANSNNKETIAHYDMRFVKPLDEKLLETIFHKFSKIITIEDGTVKGGFGSAIVEFAAKNSFKNDIKIIGVPDNFITHGSILELQKEIGLDVKSLTKLFSKT
- a CDS encoding nucleoside deaminase is translated as MIEPFDDTYFMKKAYQEAEIAFDKGEIPVGAVIVLNNQIIARAHNLTETLNDVTAHAEMQAFTAAANFLGGKYLKDCILYVTLEPCQMCAGASYWSQIQRIVYGASEPKRGFVNLGTQLHPKTKVTSGVLENDCSLLLKRFFIEKRNLN